A genome region from Chelonia mydas isolate rCheMyd1 chromosome 24, rCheMyd1.pri.v2, whole genome shotgun sequence includes the following:
- the GBA gene encoding lysosomal acid glucosylceramidase, whose product MWAGCASIVGWFLFIQTAPGAAGSRPCSPQYFGHDLMVCECNATYCDMLDPVVVPAVGTYAKYESSKAGKRLEHSEGRFQSDSMAPDLVLKLDTTQQYQKVKGFGGSVTDSAAMNILSLSKETQRHLLASYFTEEGIEYNLLRIPMASCDFSTHPYSYDDTPYDYQLLNFGLKDEDTKLKIPILHRAMALSKKPLSLVASPWSSPVWMKTSGEMKGKGSLKGKPGDKYHKTWANYFIRFLDEYTKHNLTFWAVTAQNEPTAGLINNYPFQCLGFTAEHQRDFIAQDLGPALANSSHKGIRLIMLDDNRVLLPHWAKVVLGDPNAARYVHGIGVHWYLDFIAPIEDTVLPTHDLFPDYFILATEACTGSHFWERDVILGCWDRGNQYSHSILTNLNNFVSGWIDWNLALDLEGGPNWVQNLVDSPVIVDRKRDLFYKQPMFYHIGHFSKFIPEGSQHVGLVVSKKSCKCNIEYAAFLRPDGAAVLVVLNRYSTDVPFGISDPGVGFIEALVPADSIQTYLWRRQ is encoded by the exons ATGTGGGCCGGGTGCGCCAGCATCGTGGGCTGGTTCCTTTTCATCCAGACAGCGCCTGGGGCGGCAG GCAgccgtccctgcagcccccagtaTTTTGGCCATGACTTGATGGTGTGTGAATGCAACGCCACCTATTGTGACATGCTGGACCCCGTTGTTGTCCCGGCCGTGGGCACGTACGCCAAGTATGAGAGCAGCAAGGCGGGCAAGCGGCTGGAGCACAGTGAGGGGAGGTTCCAGAGCGACTCCATGGCCCCAG ATCTTGTGCTGAAGCTGGACACCACGCAGCAGTACCAGAAAGTGAAGGGCTTTGGCGGCTCCGTCACAGATTCGGCTGCGATGAACATCCTGTCCCTGTCCAAGGAGACCCAACGCCACCTGCTCGCGTCCTACTTCACGGAGGAAG ggatcgAGTACAACCTGCTCCGCATTCCCATGGCCAGCTGTGACTTCTCCACCCACCCCTACAGCTACGACGACACCCCCTACGACTACCAGCTCCTCAACTTTGGCCTGAAGGATGAGGATACAAAGCTGAAA ATCCCCATTCTCCACCGAGCCATGGCCTTGTCCAAGAAGCCGCTGTCCCTGGTCGCCAGTCCCTGGTCATCCCCGGTCTGGATGAAAACCAGCGGGGAGATGAAAGGGAAGGGAAGCCTGAAGGGGAAGCCGGGGGACAAGTATCACAAGACCTGGGCCAACTACTTCATCAG GTTTCTGGATGAATACACCAAGCACAACTTGACGTTCTGGGCGGTGACGGCACAGAACGAGCCCACAGCTGGGCTGATAAACAACTACCCCTTCCAGTGCCTGGGCTTCACCGCCGAGCACCAGCGGGACTTCATCGCCCAGGACCTGGGCCCGGCACTGGCCAACAGCTCGCACAAGGGCATCCGGCTCATCATGCTGGACGACAACAGGGTGCTGCTCCCCCACTGGGCCAAAGTG gTACTGGGTGACCCAAACGCTGCTCGCTATGTCCATGGCATTGGCGTCCACTGGTACCTGGATTTCATTGCTCCCATAGAGGACACTGTGTTACCGACCCATGACCTCTTCCCTGATTACTTCATCTTGGCCACAGAGGCTTGCACTGGGTCCCACTTCTGGGAGAGGGACGTTATCCTGGGCTGCTGGGATCGGGGGAACCAGTACAGCCACAGCATCCTGACG AACCTGAACAACTTCGTCTCCGGCTGGATCGACTGGAACCTGGCCCTGGACCTGGAGGGGGGGCCCAACTGGGTCCAGAACTTGGTGGACAGCCCGGTCATCGTGGACAGGAAAAGGGATCTCTTCTACAAGCAGCCCATGTTCTACCACATTGGGCATTTCAG CAAGTTCATCCCTGAGGGCTCCCAGCACGTCGGGCTGGTTGTCTCCAAGAAGAGCTGCAAGTGCAACATAGAGTATGCAGCCTTCCTGCGCCCGGATGGCGCCGCCGTGCTTGTGGTCCTGAACAG GTACTCCACGGACGTGCCGTTCGGGATCTCAGACCCAGGCGTTGGCTTCATTGAGGCTCTGGTTCCAGCTGACTCCATCCAGACCTACCTGTGGAGACGGCAGTGA
- the LOC102942333 gene encoding lysosomal acid glucosylceramidase, translating to MWTGCASIVGWFLFIQTAPGVAGGYPCNAKNFGHNSLVCECNASYCDTLDPVVVPAMGMYAKYESSKAGKRLERSEGRFQSDSTAPDLLLKLDTAQQYQKVKGFGGALTDSAAMNIMALSPGTQTNLLKSYFSEEGIEYNLVRVPMASCDFSVRLYTYDDSEGDFELRNFSLTEEDTKLKIPILQHAQAMARTPLSLYASPWTSPIWLKTNGAMTGRGTLKGKPGDKYHKTWANYFIRFLDEYAKHNLTFWAVTAGNEPTAGEIVFYPFQCLGFSPEHQRDFVAQDLGPALANSSHKGIQLIMLDDQRVMLPYWAEVVLNDPVAASFINGIGIHWYLDFLAPIDLTLSITHHLFPGYYLLSTEASTGSYFWEPRVVLGGWDRGSKYSHSILTNLNNYVTGWTDWNLALDMDGGPNWSKNYVDSPVIVDSSKDVFYKQPMFYHMGHFSKFVPEGSQRVRLVISKKCYKCNLEYAAFLRPDRAAALVVLNRYPTDVPFGISDPGVGFIEAVAPADSIQTYLWRR from the exons ATGTGGACTGGGTGCGCCAGCATCGTGGGCTGGTTCCTTTTCATCCAGACAGCGCCCGGGGTGGCAG GCGGCTATCCCTGCAATGCCAAGAACTTTGGCCACAACTCTCTGGTGTGTGAATGCAACGCCTCGTATTGTGACACGCTGGACCCCGTTGTCGTCCCGGCCATGGGCATGTATGCTAAGTATGAGAGCAGCAAGGCGGGCAAGCGGCTGGAGCGCAGCGAGGGGAGGTTCCAGAGCGACTCTACGGCCCCAG ATCTGTTGCTGAAGCTGGACACGGCGCAGCAGTACCAGAAAGTGAAGGGCTTTGGCGGGGCTCTCACAGACTCCGCCGCCATGAACATCATGGCCCTGTCCCCGGGCACCCAGACCAACCTACTCAAGTCGTACTTCTCAGAGGAAG ggatcgAGTACAACCTGGTCCGCGTCCCCATGGCCAGCTGTGACTTCTCTGTCCGTCTCTACACCTATGATGACTCTGAGGGGGACTTCGAGCTGAGGAACTTTAGCCTGACCGAGGAGGACACGAAGCTGAAA atCCCCATTCTCCAGCATGCCCAGGCCATGGCCAGGACGCCGCTCTCCCTGTATGCCAGTCCCTGGACGTCCCCCATCTGGCTGAAAACTAACGGAGCCATGACAGGAAGGGGCACGCTGAAAGGGAAGCCGGGGGACAAGTATCACAAGACCTGGGCCAACTACTTCATCAG GTTCCTGGACGAATACGCCAAGCACAACTTGACGTTCTGGGCGGTGACGGCTGGGAACGAGCCCACGGCTGGAGAGATCGTCTTCTACCCCTTCCAGTGCCTGGGCTTCTCCCCTGAGCACCAACGGGACTTCGTCGCCCAGGACCTGGGCCCGGCACTGGCCAACAGCTCGCACAAGGGCATCCAGCTCATCATGCTGGACGACCAGCGAGTGATGCTGCCCTACTGGGCGGAAGTG gtCCTGAATGACCCTGTGGCCGCCAGCTTCATCAACGGCATCGGCATTCACTGGTACCTGGACTTCCTGGCGCCCATCGACCTCACGCTGTCCATCACCCACCACCTCTTCCCCGGCTACTACCTGCTCTCCACAGAGGCCTCCACAGGGTCCTACTTCTGGGAGCCCAGGGTGGTTCTGGGTGGCTGGGACCGAGGGAGCAAGTACAGCCACAGCATCCTGACG AACCTGAACAACTACGTCACGGGCTGGACAGACTGGAACCTGGCCCTGGACATGGACGGGGGGCCCAACTGGAGCAAGAACTATGTGGACAGCCCGGTCATCGTGGACAGCAGCAAGGATGTCTTCTACAAGCAGCCCATGTTCTACCACATGGGCCATTTCAG CAAGTTCGTCCCCGAGGGCTCCCAGCGCGTACGGCTGGTCATCTCCAAGAAATGCTACAAGTGCAACCTGGAGTACGCGGCCTTCCTGCGCCCGGACCGGGCCGCCGCGCTCGTGGTCCTGAACAG